The Salvelinus sp. IW2-2015 linkage group LG8, ASM291031v2, whole genome shotgun sequence genome window below encodes:
- the LOC111967029 gene encoding E3 ubiquitin-protein ligase TRIM39-like, translated as MASSSSLLSEDQFQCSICRDVFTEPVSIPCGHNFCKACISGYWDTTSLCQCPMCKHSFYIRPELKTNTTLRDVADHFKRKRVRDESLHRAGKGVCDVYMENLEDRIMCKKHNTLLELFCRTDQMCVCQFCIETDHKTHHIVPLEEECGERKAQLRKTEAQVQQMIQERMQKGWEIKHSVELSKRDAEREITDSLQVFTDLVRSIERSQAELIEEVEEKQKAAERQAEGFIKELEQEINELLRRSTELKQLSHTEDHLHLLQSSPSLCTPPNAKNWSEISIHTELMNVMRVLRSSVSELEEKTRKAFSELMEKCNKAMEKFPDKLKIPDNLKIPDKLKIPDKLKIPDNLKIPDKLKIPDNLKRMQQYAVDVTLDPDTANPFLGLSADGKQVSIGQTWNVRPENPKRFVSRCILGKEGFSSGRFYYEVQVEGRTCWELGVARESINRSIERTHLEVMLNSGLPLTPEGGFWTVGQKYNTYRSTYEANTSPSVVLTLKNPQKVGVFVDYEEGQVSFYNVETKVHIFSFTGCNFTEKLYPFFDCGFYDNNDQALIICPVSHTD; from the coding sequence ATGGCGTCCTCCAGCAGTCTCCTGTCTGAAGATCAGTTCCAGTGCTCCATCTGTCGGGATGTGTTCACTGAGCCAGTCTCCATTCCATGTGGACACAACTTCTGCAAGGCCTGTATCAGTGGATACTGGGATACCACTAGCCTGTGCCAGTGTCCAATGTGTAAGCATAGTTTCTACATAAGACCAGAGCTAAAGACCAACACGACACTCAGAGATGTTGCAGATCATTTTAAGAGGAAGAGAGTCAGAGATGAATCTCTTCACAGGGCTGGGAAAGGGGTCTGTGACGTCTACATGGAGAACCTGGAGGACAGAATCATGTGTAAGAAACACAACACACTCCTTGAGCTGTTTTGTAGAACTGACCAGATGTGTGTTTGTCAGTTCTGTATTGAGACAGACCACAAGACTCACCACATCGTCCCTCTAGAGGAagagtgtggagagaggaaggctCAGCTGAGAAAGACAGAGGCACAAGTGCAGCAGATGATCCAGGAGCGAATGCAAAAGGGTTGGGAGATCAAACATTCAGTAGAGCTCAgcaagagagatgcagagagagagataacagacaGCCTGCAGGTCTTCACTGATCTGGTGCGCTCCATTGAGAGAAGCCAGGCTGAGCTCATTGAGGAGGTTGAGGAGAAGCAGAAAGCAGCAGAGAGGCAGGCTGAAGGGTTCATTAAAGAGTTGGAGCAGGAAATTAATGAGCTACTGAGGAGAAGCACTGAGCTGAAGCAGCTCTCACACACTGAGGACCACCTTCACCTCCTCCAGAGCTCCCCATCCCTATGTACCCCTCCAAATGCCAAgaactggtctgagatcagtatTCACACTGAGCTGATGAATGTGATGAGAGTTTTGAGGAGCTCTGTGTCGGAGCTGGAGGAGAAGACGAGGAAAGCATTTTCTGAGCTTATGGAAAAATGCAATAAAGCAATGGAGAAGTTTCCTGATAAGCTGAAGATTCCTGACAATCTGAAGATTCCTGACAAGCTGAAGATTCCTGATAAGCTGAAGATTCCTGACAATCTGAAGATTCCTGACAAGCTGAAGATTCCTGACAATCTGAAGAGGATGCAGCAGTATGCAGTGGATGTGACTCTGGACCCTGATACAGCAAATCCCTTTCTCGGTCTGTCTGCGGATGGGAAACAAGTGAGTATTGGACAGACATGGAACGTTCGCCCTGAAAACCCAAAGAGGTTTGTTAGTCGATGTATCCTGGGAAAGGAGGGCTTCTCCTCAGGGAGATTCTACTATGAGGTGCAGGTGGAGGGGAGGACTTGCTGGGAGTTAGGAGTGGCCAGAGAGTCCATTAATAGGTCAATTGAGAGGACACACTTAGAGGTTATGTTAAATTCAGGGCTTCCACTGACCCCTGAGGGTGGATTCTGGACAGTGGGACAGAAATATAATACTTATAGGAGTACCTATGAGGCCAACACCTCTCCTTCTGTAGTCCTCACCTTGAAAAATCCCCagaaggtgggggtgtttgtggattatgAGGAAGGTCAGGTGTCCTTCTATAATGTGGAGACCAAAGTTCATATCTTCTCTTTCACTGGCTGCAACTTCACTGAGAAACTCTATCCATTCTTTGACTGTGGGTTTTATGATAATAACGATCAAGCATTGATCATCTGCCCTGTCAGTCATACAGACTGA